In Calothrix sp. PCC 7507, one DNA window encodes the following:
- a CDS encoding thiamine phosphate synthase: MKEAGCYDESTNGVVVMVEPYSQTEQIQQIVYRILDANLDRAREGLRTIEEWCRFGLNNAQLAGECKRLRQEVAHWHTAELRAARDTPGDSGTDLSHPQEEQRASIKSLLQANFCRVEEALRVLEEYSKLYNPNMGKEFKQMRYQVYTLESNLMGYQRHQLLWRSRLYLVTSPSETLFATVEAALKGGLTLLQYRDKTADDTVRLENAAKLRQLCHIYGALFIMNDRVDLALAVDADGVHLGQQDMPIATARQLLGSQRLIGNSTTNPEEMQGAIAAGADYVGVGPVYETPTKLGKAAAGLDYVSHAAKNCSIPWFAIGGIDANNVNDVIDAGAQRVAVVRSLMQAEQPTLVTQYFLSQLNRIKPGS, from the coding sequence ATGAAAGAGGCTGGCTGTTACGATGAAAGCACTAACGGAGTTGTTGTGATGGTCGAGCCATACAGCCAAACAGAACAGATACAGCAAATTGTTTACCGTATTTTAGACGCCAATTTAGATCGCGCTCGTGAGGGTTTGCGGACTATTGAAGAATGGTGTCGCTTTGGCTTGAATAACGCGCAGTTGGCTGGAGAATGCAAGCGTTTGCGACAGGAGGTAGCTCACTGGCATACTGCTGAGTTGAGAGCGGCGCGAGATACTCCTGGCGATTCTGGAACTGATTTATCCCATCCGCAAGAAGAGCAACGCGCTAGTATTAAATCGCTGTTGCAAGCTAATTTTTGTCGGGTGGAAGAAGCGCTGCGGGTACTAGAAGAATACAGTAAGCTCTACAACCCGAATATGGGAAAAGAGTTTAAGCAGATGCGGTATCAGGTGTATACCCTAGAAAGTAATTTAATGGGTTATCAGCGCCATCAACTGCTGTGGCGATCGCGTCTTTATCTTGTCACATCCCCGTCGGAAACTTTGTTTGCAACTGTTGAGGCGGCTCTCAAGGGTGGATTAACTCTTTTGCAATATCGCGATAAAACTGCTGATGATACGGTGCGGCTAGAAAATGCGGCGAAACTGCGACAGCTATGCCACATATACGGCGCTCTGTTTATCATGAATGACCGAGTGGATCTGGCTTTGGCTGTGGATGCAGATGGGGTGCATTTGGGACAGCAAGACATGCCAATTGCTACTGCCCGACAATTACTTGGATCACAGCGCTTAATAGGGAACTCTACCACAAATCCGGAAGAAATGCAAGGGGCTATTGCTGCAGGTGCTGATTATGTAGGTGTGGGGCCAGTTTATGAAACGCCGACAAAGTTAGGTAAGGCTGCTGCTGGCTTAGATTATGTTAGCCACGCTGCTAAAAATTGCTCGATTCCCTGGTTTGCAATTGGGGGCATAGATGCAAATAATGTTAATGATGTGATCGATGCTGGCGCACAAAGGGTGGCAGTAGTGCGATCGCTGATGCAAGCAGAACAACCTACTTTGGTGACGCAATATTTCCTTTCTCAACTAAATCGGATTAAACCAGGGTCTTAG
- a CDS encoding DUF1565 domain-containing protein yields the protein MIPPVVFPNYRKAGFLPAKLITKGDKPKSFPELALPSVSRSSVLFFTVGVGAASMTSLGANLGSAVAQMPPTTDQKTSGERTISQVNVLFVNPSVGDDTQGNGGERTPLKTITQALRLSTANTVIMLSTGTYSAENGEVFPLILRAGVSIQGDARNKGQGILIQGGGEYLSRSFGGQNVTIVGAKQAGLTGVTVTNTNPRGYGLWIESSNPTITENTFTGSTQDGISVTGNAAPTIRQNYFYRNGANGITIAGDSQAQIRENIFQQTGFGINIAQNAAPVIVGNQIQNNRSGIVVQANARPILRSNLIQGSKEDGVVAIAQAMPDLGTPGEPGGNQFQNNARYDINASAAKQVINASGNTLSQNRIAGKVEIQAQTSLIARNPLPLPTPSPNRILQEIPNNGEIVFSAPGLGETPNRLSTPLPSNSNVRNNIPTGKLNTQLLPLNAANVSPFVPKPNPQPPTSRVAGFPTPSSLARKGKPIRTPIPQTAIATPKPTQSPNLPGLNYVQIDPNSIEFTAPNSPLPRTRNQQQPLPRQEATAQQFAIRNNLPSTASALPVPSSNIPMGNTRNMQKVAVPESYTTGSYGGSSPYAKASQSVRYRVLVEVASDRDQELVRYLAPGAFSTVSRGRSVMQVGVFSNQYNADGMMRTLNTNGLRAIIELLN from the coding sequence TTGATTCCCCCCGTTGTGTTTCCTAATTACCGTAAGGCAGGTTTTCTGCCAGCAAAGCTGATTACCAAGGGTGACAAACCAAAATCTTTCCCGGAATTAGCCTTGCCTTCAGTTTCTCGTTCCTCCGTATTATTTTTTACCGTTGGCGTCGGAGCAGCCAGTATGACATCCCTAGGGGCAAACCTAGGTAGCGCTGTCGCTCAGATGCCACCAACTACAGATCAAAAGACCTCTGGTGAAAGAACAATCTCTCAGGTTAATGTACTGTTTGTCAACCCAAGTGTCGGAGACGACACCCAAGGTAATGGTGGTGAACGTACTCCGTTGAAAACCATTACCCAAGCGCTGCGATTATCCACTGCTAATACTGTCATTATGCTCTCGACAGGTACTTACAGTGCTGAAAATGGAGAAGTATTCCCCCTAATTCTCAGAGCAGGTGTTTCCATTCAAGGGGATGCTCGCAATAAAGGACAGGGTATTCTCATTCAGGGAGGTGGTGAATACCTCAGTCGTAGCTTTGGTGGACAAAATGTCACCATTGTCGGAGCCAAGCAAGCTGGGTTGACTGGGGTGACAGTCACAAATACCAATCCTCGTGGTTACGGTTTGTGGATTGAATCTAGCAATCCCACAATTACAGAAAATACATTTACTGGCAGTACCCAAGATGGAATTTCCGTCACAGGCAATGCTGCGCCGACTATTCGGCAAAATTACTTTTATCGCAATGGCGCTAATGGAATTACTATTGCTGGCGATTCCCAAGCTCAGATCCGGGAAAATATCTTTCAACAAACGGGCTTTGGCATTAATATTGCCCAAAATGCGGCTCCCGTAATTGTAGGCAATCAAATTCAGAACAACAGATCCGGGATTGTGGTACAAGCTAATGCTCGCCCAATTTTGCGGAGTAACTTAATTCAGGGTAGCAAAGAAGATGGTGTAGTAGCGATCGCCCAAGCCATGCCAGATTTAGGCACTCCTGGCGAACCTGGTGGCAATCAATTTCAAAACAATGCCCGCTATGACATTAACGCCAGCGCTGCCAAACAGGTAATTAACGCCTCTGGTAATACCCTCTCCCAAAATCGCATTGCCGGTAAGGTAGAGATCCAAGCTCAAACATCTCTGATAGCCCGCAACCCTCTTCCCTTACCTACTCCTTCACCCAACCGCATATTACAAGAAATACCCAACAATGGAGAAATAGTTTTCTCCGCTCCTGGACTAGGTGAAACTCCCAACAGGCTCAGTACACCACTGCCCAGCAATAGTAATGTTCGCAATAACATTCCCACTGGCAAATTGAACACTCAACTGCTGCCACTCAATGCAGCTAATGTCTCACCTTTTGTACCTAAGCCAAATCCCCAACCACCAACTTCTCGAGTAGCTGGGTTTCCCACTCCTAGTAGCTTGGCGCGCAAAGGAAAACCAATTAGGACACCCATTCCCCAAACAGCGATCGCCACACCAAAGCCAACACAATCGCCGAATTTGCCAGGTTTAAATTACGTGCAGATTGATCCCAACTCAATTGAGTTTACCGCACCCAACTCACCACTCCCAAGGACAAGGAATCAACAACAGCCATTACCCAGACAAGAAGCTACTGCACAACAATTTGCGATCAGGAATAATCTCCCATCTACCGCCTCTGCTTTACCTGTTCCGAGTTCTAATATCCCTATGGGCAACACTCGCAACATGCAAAAAGTGGCAGTACCTGAAAGTTATACTACAGGGTCTTATGGCGGTTCCTCCCCTTATGCCAAAGCATCTCAAAGTGTACGCTACCGTGTACTGGTTGAAGTAGCAAGCGATAGAGATCAAGAATTAGTGCGATATCTTGCTCCTGGTGCATTTTCTACAGTCTCAAGGGGTCGTAGTGTCATGCAAGTTGGAGTGTTTAGCAATCAATATAATGCCGATGGCATGATGAGAACACTCAATACCAACGGTTTAAGAGCCATCATTGAGCTGTTAAATTGA
- a CDS encoding GIY-YIG nuclease family protein yields the protein MPYMYILECADGSYYTGSTKDLERRLWQHQQGEGANHTAKRLPVKLVFCEYYDRVVDAFEREKQVQGWNRKKKQALIAGDTNLLHQLAECQNETHYSRLAGFGGDGFDFAQPSEERSLSEVEGSMSGMEDSEEMLG from the coding sequence ATGCCTTATATGTATATTCTTGAGTGTGCTGATGGTAGCTATTACACGGGTAGTACAAAAGATTTGGAGCGGCGACTGTGGCAACATCAACAGGGAGAGGGTGCAAACCACACGGCGAAACGGTTGCCTGTGAAGTTGGTTTTCTGTGAGTATTACGATCGCGTGGTGGATGCTTTTGAGCGTGAAAAGCAAGTACAGGGTTGGAATCGAAAAAAGAAGCAAGCTTTAATTGCAGGGGATACAAATTTATTACATCAGTTAGCTGAGTGTCAAAATGAAACTCATTACAGTAGATTAGCTGGCTTCGGTGGTGATGGTTTCGACTTCGCTCAACCATCAGAAGAACGCTCCCTGAGCGAAGTCGAAGGGAGCATGTCAGGGATGGAGGATTCGGAGGAGATGCTGGGATGA
- a CDS encoding DUF1517 domain-containing protein, giving the protein MHKKLQLAIKPLLKTFFILSLVLTLALGHADGALAARSGGRIGGGSFRMPSSRTYTPRTYAPPGGGYAPYGGGGFGFPFLIPFWGIGGGFGGLFTILIFMAIANFLLQTFRRISSGETTDEVGYSNNSPVSVTRLQVGLLAQARDLQTELNHIAETADTNSPEGRAEVLQEASLALLRHPEYWVYAGGGVQQAKLNSAESQFNRLSLAERSKFSEETLSNVNNQLKAALAQEALPAADELDNPTRLITEGPGEYIIVTLLAATLGKLQIPAINSADDLKQALRQIGGLPSDQLLAIEVLWTPQAEGDTLTSDDLFAEYPDLKLV; this is encoded by the coding sequence ATGCATAAAAAACTACAACTAGCCATCAAACCGCTGTTAAAAACCTTCTTTATCTTGAGCCTGGTGCTGACCTTAGCGCTTGGTCATGCTGACGGCGCATTAGCCGCTCGTAGTGGTGGTCGAATCGGCGGTGGTTCCTTTAGAATGCCTTCAAGCCGCACTTATACACCACGCACCTACGCACCTCCTGGTGGTGGCTACGCGCCTTATGGTGGAGGAGGTTTTGGCTTTCCTTTCTTAATACCCTTTTGGGGTATTGGTGGCGGATTTGGCGGTTTGTTTACGATCTTAATATTTATGGCGATCGCTAACTTCTTGCTGCAAACCTTCCGTCGCATCAGCAGTGGTGAAACCACAGACGAAGTAGGCTACAGCAACAACTCTCCTGTTTCTGTCACCCGTTTACAAGTAGGTTTGTTAGCTCAAGCTCGTGATTTGCAAACCGAACTCAACCATATCGCGGAAACTGCTGACACCAACTCCCCAGAAGGAAGAGCAGAAGTTTTGCAAGAAGCTAGTTTAGCTTTACTCCGCCACCCCGAATATTGGGTATATGCAGGTGGTGGTGTTCAACAAGCTAAGTTAAATTCAGCTGAATCTCAGTTCAATCGTCTATCACTGGCAGAACGTAGTAAGTTCAGTGAAGAAACTCTATCTAATGTCAACAATCAACTCAAAGCAGCCTTGGCTCAAGAAGCGCTACCTGCTGCTGATGAACTTGATAACCCTACCCGTTTGATTACTGAAGGGCCTGGCGAATACATTATCGTGACTTTACTAGCCGCGACTCTAGGCAAATTGCAAATTCCTGCAATTAATAGCGCAGACGATTTGAAGCAGGCGTTGCGTCAAATTGGTGGACTTCCCAGTGACCAACTGCTGGCGATCGAGGTGCTTTGGACTCCCCAAGCTGAAGGTGATACCCTAACTTCAGATGATTTGTTCGCTGAGTATCCTGATTTGAAACTTGTCTAA
- the thiS gene encoding sulfur carrier protein ThiS, with protein sequence MSNQITLQVNGEPCNCLSPTPLPDLLQQLGFNPRLVAVEYNGEILHRQFWTQTNVQQGDRLEVVTIVGGG encoded by the coding sequence ATGTCTAATCAAATTACGTTGCAGGTAAATGGGGAACCCTGTAATTGTTTATCCCCAACGCCTTTACCCGATTTACTCCAACAATTGGGTTTTAATCCCCGCTTGGTGGCCGTGGAATATAACGGTGAAATTTTACACCGTCAGTTTTGGACTCAAACAAACGTGCAACAAGGCGATCGCTTAGAAGTTGTTACTATTGTTGGTGGTGGTTAA
- a CDS encoding N-6 DNA methylase, with amino-acid sequence MKKSLDYENTAKDLQAIVKTKKTELLFLALFLRLLKPGGRAAVIVPDGVLFGSSKAHKELRRLLVEEQKLDAVISLPGGVFKPYAGVSTAILLFTKTNSGGTDFVWFYDVDADGWSLDDKRAPLLSDEKLGAVPTAQLTAEEHTKNNLPDVLSRWRSRNTTERERLRTAQSFCVPKVDIATQGYDLSLNRYKEVVHEEVEHLAPKDILVNLAKLEVEIQQGMERLEGLLK; translated from the coding sequence TTGAAAAAGTCGTTGGACTATGAGAACACGGCTAAGGACTTGCAGGCGATCGTCAAGACTAAGAAAACAGAATTATTATTCCTGGCTCTGTTCTTGAGATTGCTCAAGCCTGGAGGACGGGCGGCGGTAATTGTGCCGGATGGGGTGCTTTTTGGTTCTTCTAAGGCACATAAGGAACTGCGCCGCCTGTTGGTGGAGGAGCAAAAGCTTGATGCTGTGATATCTCTGCCGGGTGGTGTATTTAAGCCCTACGCAGGTGTTTCTACTGCGATTTTGCTATTTACTAAAACTAACTCTGGTGGAACTGATTTTGTTTGGTTCTACGATGTCGATGCTGACGGGTGGAGTTTGGACGATAAAAGAGCGCCTTTGCTTTCTGATGAGAAGTTAGGGGCTGTACCAACTGCCCAGTTAACAGCAGAGGAACATACTAAGAATAATCTGCCGGATGTGTTGAGTCGTTGGCGATCTCGGAATACTACGGAACGAGAGCGACTCCGCACGGCTCAGAGTTTTTGTGTACCCAAAGTTGATATTGCTACTCAGGGGTATGATCTTAGTTTGAATCGTTACAAGGAAGTGGTGCATGAAGAGGTGGAACATCTCGCACCCAAAGACATCCTTGTTAATTTGGCAAAGTTGGAAGTCGAGATTCAGCAGGGGATGGAGAGATTGGAGGGGTTGTTAAAATAG
- a CDS encoding restriction endonuclease subunit S, protein MSSSSTHFPCLPLSEAFWFQEGPGVRKWQFTNSGIKLLNVGNIEKQGKLNLAKTERHLSEEEVEKKYSHFLVDAGDLVIASSGISFDDDGLLRTRGAFVEKHQLPLCLNTSTIRFKAIEGVSNLCFLRFWLNGREFRSQITKLVTGTAQQNFGPSHLKAIKITLPPLEEQKRIAEILDRAEELRSKRREAIAQLDTLSQSIFLEMFGDPLSNPNNFPIQKLGELCSRVIDCPHSTPTYATKITPYACVRSSDIQNSELIFSDVKYLELEEYKKRIERGVPQQGDVIAFPDLVTYTRRGTALPCPYTSRYNVLLHLNRNRYIYCREGARFGNAALVTDDTPLICLGQRMMLFRPETSKANGEFIWGYLSNPIAYHQAVREVGGSASPHINIRDIIAFQIPVPPLNRQCEFAQRISAVNKLKASHRASLSELDALFASLQHRAFRGEL, encoded by the coding sequence ATGAGTAGCTCTTCGACACATTTTCCTTGTCTACCACTCTCCGAAGCATTCTGGTTTCAGGAAGGTCCTGGTGTGCGTAAATGGCAATTTACCAACTCAGGAATCAAGCTTTTAAATGTTGGAAATATTGAAAAACAAGGCAAACTAAACCTTGCAAAGACAGAACGCCATTTAAGCGAGGAAGAAGTAGAAAAAAAATATTCACATTTTCTAGTTGATGCAGGGGATCTTGTAATAGCGAGTTCAGGAATATCGTTCGATGATGACGGATTACTTCGCACTCGTGGAGCATTTGTAGAAAAACATCAGCTTCCACTTTGCTTAAATACAAGCACTATTCGGTTTAAAGCAATCGAAGGAGTGTCGAATCTTTGCTTCCTGCGTTTTTGGCTCAATGGCCGTGAGTTCCGTTCGCAAATTACCAAACTCGTTACTGGAACTGCTCAACAGAATTTCGGACCATCGCACCTGAAGGCGATTAAGATTACGCTCCCACCTTTAGAAGAACAGAAACGGATTGCAGAGATACTCGATCGCGCGGAAGAACTCAGGTCTAAACGTCGGGAAGCGATCGCACAACTCGACACCCTCTCCCAATCCATCTTTCTAGAAATGTTCGGCGATCCGTTAAGTAACCCAAATAATTTTCCTATCCAAAAGCTTGGTGAACTTTGTTCACGTGTTATAGATTGTCCTCATTCAACTCCTACTTACGCTACGAAAATCACTCCATACGCGTGTGTGCGAAGTTCAGATATTCAAAACAGTGAATTAATTTTTAGTGATGTGAAATATCTCGAACTGGAAGAATATAAAAAACGCATTGAAAGAGGAGTTCCACAGCAAGGCGATGTTATAGCGTTTCCCGACCTAGTGACGTACACCCGTAGGGGCACGGCACTGCCGTGCCCCTACACCTCGCGATATAATGTTTTACTCCATTTGAATAGGAACCGCTATATTTACTGTAGAGAGGGTGCTAGATTTGGAAATGCTGCACTAGTAACTGACGACACTCCTCTAATCTGTCTAGGGCAACGGATGATGCTCTTTCGCCCTGAAACCAGCAAAGCAAATGGTGAATTTATCTGGGGATATCTTTCCAACCCTATAGCTTATCATCAAGCAGTCCGAGAAGTTGGCGGTTCAGCATCTCCACACATAAATATCCGCGATATAATAGCGTTTCAAATTCCAGTACCGCCACTAAATAGACAGTGTGAATTTGCTCAACGCATTTCTGCTGTCAACAAACTCAAAGCCTCACACCGCGCCTCATTGTCAGAACTCGATGCCCTCTTTGCATCCCTCCAACATCGTGCATTCCGAGGAGAATTATGA
- a CDS encoding Uma2 family endonuclease: MTQALTKLITFDEFIEWYPEDSEVRYELHDGVIVEIPKPRGKHSKVAGFGIKHLNIAIATLNKEDIWFIPRESIVKTSEGKSGYEPDIIVLDETSLVNETRWESQSIIETATSVKLIVEVVSTNWRDDYSKKSADYEEMGIEEYWIIDHEGLGGKRFIGDPKQPTISVYQLIDGEYQITQFRDDDRIISPTFPTFNLTAKQIFNAHLDS, translated from the coding sequence ATGACTCAAGCCTTAACCAAACTCATCACATTTGATGAATTTATCGAATGGTATCCAGAAGATTCTGAGGTGCGATATGAGTTACATGATGGAGTGATTGTGGAGATACCAAAACCGAGAGGGAAACATTCAAAAGTAGCTGGTTTTGGGATTAAACATCTCAATATAGCTATCGCAACTTTGAATAAAGAGGATATTTGGTTTATTCCTAGAGAATCGATAGTGAAAACTTCGGAGGGGAAATCGGGATACGAACCAGATATTATTGTCTTGGATGAAACATCTCTCGTTAATGAGACAAGATGGGAGAGTCAATCAATTATTGAAACCGCTACTTCGGTAAAATTAATTGTTGAAGTTGTCAGCACAAACTGGCGAGATGATTACTCGAAAAAATCTGCTGATTATGAAGAGATGGGTATTGAGGAATATTGGATAATTGACCATGAGGGTTTGGGTGGTAAGCGGTTTATTGGCGATCCAAAACAACCAACAATTTCAGTTTATCAACTCATCGATGGGGAATATCAAATTACTCAATTTAGAGATGATGACCGAATTATTTCACCGACATTTCCTACTTTTAACCTCACAGCCAAGCAAATTTTCAATGCTCATTTAGATAGCTAG
- a CDS encoding Uma2 family endonuclease, whose amino-acid sequence MTVSATKKITFEEFLQFDDGTDTLYELENGELIPMPSESELNCRIAMFLIAYFLKLGIPYYRLRMKTEVSVNSRQVGLRVPDLVVFSEELAIAMQGATRSLILMDMPPPLLVVEVVSQCVARVPRVEATDEPVRVSQNQENRDYRYKRSEYAARGIAEYWIVDPIAQKVTVLEWVEGFYDERVYQGESAIVSAIFANLQLTAAEVLQG is encoded by the coding sequence ATGACAGTTTCAGCCACTAAAAAGATAACCTTTGAGGAATTTCTTCAGTTTGATGACGGTACAGATACTTTATATGAATTGGAGAACGGGGAATTAATTCCTATGCCTTCTGAAAGTGAGCTAAATTGTCGGATAGCGATGTTTTTAATTGCCTATTTTCTGAAATTAGGTATTCCATATTACCGATTAAGAATGAAAACAGAAGTTTCTGTGAATAGTCGGCAGGTGGGGCTACGTGTTCCTGATTTGGTGGTGTTTTCTGAGGAGTTGGCGATCGCAATGCAAGGAGCTACACGATCGCTAATTTTGATGGATATGCCGCCGCCGTTGTTGGTGGTTGAGGTGGTGAGTCAGTGCGTTGCGCGGGTTCCCCGCGTTGAAGCAACTGACGAACCCGTAAGGGTGAGTCAAAATCAGGAAAATCGGGATTATCGTTACAAGCGTTCTGAGTATGCAGCGCGGGGAATTGCGGAGTATTGGATTGTTGATCCTATCGCCCAAAAAGTGACGGTTTTGGAATGGGTGGAGGGATTTTATGATGAGCGAGTTTATCAGGGAGAAAGTGCGATTGTTTCTGCAATTTTTGCCAATCTTCAGTTAACTGCGGCTGAAGTTTTGCAAGGATGA
- a CDS encoding glycosyltransferase family 4 protein: MEHISQLAAKVRDKTAFPDILVISRSFLPKQAVIGEYIYNRCLQDPERVIVLAASCSGDKVFDQVQKFPVYRWPILRNWGFLNPQLHLIWSFVLAIKLYFRYHYRYIEWGHGYEFPALLLLSYFLPIRFFIYLHGNDMLCGLRNPMWRSLFKLTLKRAEGIVCNSSFTQDYLRATFRLDTPTHVINPIVRPEKFNVVANQQNLDDLRLRVRQEHNIPDTAVVILSVGRLVKHKSFSRVIDNLPLLMNVGVDIHYIICGQGPCEAELKSQSQRLRVEKRVHFAGCIPERELARYYASCDIFAMLTLSNTKTDNIEGFGMVYLEASYFGKPVIASRLGGVIDAVHHEENGILVNPNSGYEVFQAFNRLCKDQQLREQLGRRGKELANRKTLHRSLYKSEYLVKG; this comes from the coding sequence ATGGAACATATTTCACAACTGGCGGCAAAAGTTAGAGATAAAACTGCATTTCCAGATATTTTAGTAATATCTCGTAGCTTTCTGCCAAAACAAGCTGTCATCGGAGAATATATTTATAATCGCTGTCTCCAAGATCCGGAGCGGGTAATTGTTTTAGCAGCTAGTTGCTCTGGTGATAAAGTATTTGACCAAGTGCAAAAATTTCCTGTATATCGTTGGCCAATACTGAGAAACTGGGGTTTTTTGAATCCACAGTTACATTTAATCTGGTCGTTTGTTTTAGCAATAAAACTTTATTTTCGCTATCACTACCGCTATATTGAGTGGGGACACGGCTATGAATTTCCTGCACTGTTGTTATTGAGTTATTTTCTACCTATTCGTTTTTTTATCTATTTGCACGGTAATGATATGCTTTGTGGGTTACGTAACCCCATGTGGCGATCGCTATTTAAATTAACACTAAAACGCGCCGAAGGAATTGTTTGTAATAGTTCCTTTACCCAAGATTACCTCAGAGCAACTTTCCGACTAGATACCCCTACCCACGTCATTAACCCCATCGTCAGACCAGAAAAATTTAATGTCGTCGCAAATCAACAAAATTTAGATGATTTGCGTCTTCGGGTGCGTCAGGAACATAACATTCCCGACACTGCTGTAGTTATTCTCTCAGTAGGACGACTAGTAAAGCATAAAAGCTTTAGCCGCGTGATTGATAATTTACCCCTACTGATGAATGTTGGGGTAGATATCCACTATATAATTTGTGGTCAAGGCCCTTGTGAAGCGGAACTAAAATCTCAATCCCAACGCTTGCGGGTAGAAAAACGAGTACACTTCGCCGGATGTATACCTGAACGCGAATTAGCACGTTACTATGCATCCTGTGACATATTTGCCATGCTGACTTTGTCAAATACTAAAACTGACAATATAGAAGGTTTTGGCATGGTTTACTTAGAAGCGAGTTATTTTGGCAAACCTGTCATTGCCTCTCGTTTAGGCGGAGTCATCGATGCTGTCCACCACGAAGAAAATGGTATATTAGTCAATCCTAATTCCGGTTATGAAGTTTTTCAAGCTTTCAATCGGTTGTGTAAAGACCAGCAGCTACGTGAACAACTAGGTCGCAGAGGTAAAGAATTAGCTAATCGCAAAACCCTACACCGTTCGCTGTATAAATCTGAGTATCTAGTAAAGGGATAA
- a CDS encoding PAS domain-containing protein: protein MSVSILRILNLPGWNYKMSYEGVSIFAPTKRHATHLAQSYGDALSETALKINGKVRIKWRGCKKPIEFYSWMASQAVPTPSETAERILNSGGAVFCSQLHVPSELLYRMVAAAENERPVSIVRQDSRKQIIVNQPMADMLQTPPEIATQRLMTQFWLPEDLAELEQRLQNNRRFTWTYAAGLNEQAWAVLTTQFEAFEVEGVWYRQGTCLSTPQLVPIPPGAFAPAA from the coding sequence ATGAGTGTGAGTATTCTTAGAATCCTCAACTTACCGGGCTGGAACTATAAAATGTCTTACGAGGGGGTTTCTATTTTTGCCCCGACAAAACGACACGCCACACATCTCGCCCAAAGCTACGGAGATGCTCTCAGTGAGACAGCGTTAAAAATTAACGGGAAGGTGCGAATCAAATGGAGAGGCTGTAAGAAACCCATTGAGTTTTACAGCTGGATGGCATCCCAAGCAGTGCCTACACCCTCAGAAACTGCCGAACGGATTTTAAATTCTGGTGGTGCAGTGTTTTGCAGCCAGTTGCACGTACCTTCGGAGTTGCTATACCGAATGGTGGCTGCTGCTGAAAATGAGCGTCCAGTCAGCATTGTCAGACAAGATAGCCGCAAGCAAATCATTGTTAACCAGCCAATGGCTGACATGCTGCAGACTCCTCCTGAGATAGCCACTCAAAGGCTAATGACTCAATTTTGGCTACCCGAAGATTTAGCAGAACTAGAACAACGCCTGCAAAATAATAGGCGGTTTACTTGGACTTATGCTGCTGGGTTAAACGAGCAAGCTTGGGCAGTTCTCACTACCCAATTTGAGGCTTTTGAGGTTGAAGGCGTTTGGTACAGACAGGGAACTTGTTTATCAACTCCTCAGCTTGTGCCAATTCCACCAGGAGCTTTTGCTCCAGCCGCTTAG